TTTTCCTGAGATATCAcaccatttttattaacatcTAAATTATCGTTATGTCCATTATTATGTGATATCACAGTCACTTTATTTCCTtcacatttaataaaatattgcgTAAATAACACATCtgcattaaaaatatatatatgtatatatatatatttatttattatttattatataacaatgAAACATtgcaaaatatatattctccttaatataaatatatattatatattttattaatgtaaattttttttttttccccttatattttataatatttccatatatatatatatatatatatatatatatatatatatataatatatatatttttttttttttgtgtatatttttatatgtacattgtACAAATCACATAAtttaaattgaaaaaaaagaagaaagatacacatatatatatatatatatatttatttatttatttatttattatggtttatatatttattattacttattatataaaggaaaaaaataggaCATATCATTCtgtttaatttaaaattaaaaaatatcatttggtcttttactttttctgttttttttttttttatttttatttcttttttttaatattctcTTAAAGGATAAATATTTTCTCCTTTTAGTCTTTATTGACAAATCTctaattaatttaaaaaataataaaatttaatatattcatttttttaaattgtacTTCATATAACTTAAAgagaatataattttatgtcATTCatgtatttttcatattacttcattttaataatataatataatatatatatatatatatatatgtaatatatatcatattatttttattatttttctcctTTTTACTACTAGTGCATTATTTACAAGGTGCGTTACAAATGTGTaacaaaatatgaaaaaaaaaaaaaaaaaaaaaaaagaagtcATACTATTTcaaattatttctttttaattttttttaaaaaaaaaaacttaatataaaatttttgttatatttatatagttcttcacaaaaataatgtatataatattatatataatataataaataattaagtTACATTACTGaccatttaaaaaaaaaaaaaaaaaatctaagaaaaaaaaggtctttatattatatatatatatatatatatatataaccatttaaacatttatatatttaatataagataaatatgaatatatatatatatacatatatatatatatatatatatatatttgtacatatatacataaaatttaaaagttAATATAATTGTATACATTTAATGTACAACTAtcgtgtattttttttaaaaaaaaaaaaaaaaaaaaaaaaaaagaattatatttacatgaataaaaataattcttaaaaaaaaaaataataataatataattttatatatatttatagaggtacatgataaattaaagatattatactaccttaataaaatgaataatggAGAGTTATGCcctatttaaaaattaaaggatacataaaaaaaaatattttttttttttttttttttttttttgttatattattttatacataacaGAAATAACATTCGTTATTTGTATCCAATTTGGATAAACAAAGTCCTGGTGATGTTTTTTCCTCGCATGTTTTCCAGTTCACATTACATAAATTTAcacatttttcataattcTCTGGATTAAATGCATAGGATCTTGTACAAGAATGTTTCTTATTTACATCTTgtgtatctatatatttacgCATACCCATTCTTATTTTGCCATcctttatatgttttaatatgTGATAAACATGAACACGTTCTGAGACTTCATTTGAAGTTCCTGCAGATTCTAATGCAGTATTGCTTTCCTTTCCACTTTGTCCTGATCCTGCCGTATCTTGACCGAATATAATATAGTTGTTACCtaattttttgttgttttcaTTATCTTCCTTTTCAGAGAATAAATTTTTCTTACCAACATTAAAATTCTTAAAGTAAAGGTTATGATAAAATTCTGGAGAGgcctttaaataataatcatatatttttgattCTTTTTTAgttgttttattattcataggTAAATCAACATTGAATATAACAACACTGTGAATAAAGTTAAAATGACAATGAGTTGGTCCATACATATCTACTTTAAAATAACCTTCATCTCCCCAATATGGACCCCAACTGTTTCTTACAATCCAATAggattttttttctccttcGCTATTCACATAATTACCATAACCAACAATATTAACTGCATGATCAGCTGTATCATCACCACATAAGTTCTGTACTTTCTTTCCACTAAATTCATATCCCATAACATTTTCAGCTTTAATATATGCAATAACTGAACCTTTATTCATTACTTcagttttaataattttaacaaATGCATCCATATTATCATGAAATCTTTCACTTTCATATGCAGTATATCCCTTACCATCTAAACTATTAGGTTCATTTTTGTTATGTAAGATTTTTCCATTATCCCATAGATTCATCCAGTGATCTTCTACCTTTGGACATTGTTCTCCAACTTTCACATAGTTATATGGATAATTTGATTCTGCTGGTAAGAATCCATAATCTTCAATAATTTGTAAGAATTCCATTGGACTAGAACCTTCATCACATCTATCTTTATGTTCACCTTTATAACAATTAGCTACATAAAGAGCAGAAATTTTGGTAGGTTCATATCCTTTCATACATCTAATAGTTTCTAAATGATATTTTGAAGCAAAAATCCATGAAGTATCACAATTACCTTGATCTTCAACTTGAAGATTAGatatacaattattttcatcttttaatCTGTTACAATATTCTTTATTACAAAACATATTATCTGAGTTATCATATGATAAAGtatcttctttttctaaAGTTGTATCAACATGTACGACACCTTTTcctttattatctttatcttCTGGagaatttttatcattatataaatgttcatTGAAATATTCTAAATCATAATTTAATTCAGGTAATACTAAACCTCTCTTATTTACAATCCAATCATCAACATTTTTAAGACATACAGCTGCATTAcggaatttattttttaaagtattaatattttcttctgaatgataaattaataatcTCTTTaagttattaaatatatccaTTTCATTTCCCATCCCATAATTATCTAAGGTACCTGTTGTATCTACGTCTTTAAGTAAACTACAGTAATTCATTAATTCTAATTTCAAACTATCATCTACTTCttctaattttattaattctgatttatcattattttcatttgttttaaacatttttactaatatattatcaatagATTCTGTTAATTTATATTCAGTAtaatcatcttcatcatcatcttctgTCTCAGCTTTTATTTCTTTGAATTTACTTACAATATCTTCAGATAGGTATTTGTAACATAcgtcatttttattttctttttctactAAAAGAGCACATTGAAAGCATTTTTCAATGTTAAAATTACCACTTAAAAAGCAATTGGAAGCTAAGGTATCACATTTTtctaaaacaaaaaaattaaaaaaatatataatatgtatatatatatatatatatatatattacattttgattatgcatatatattcatacatTTGTATATTCCTCTTTATTGTTATTTACCTGGAATGTCTGATCCTATTGCGTAGTTTTTACTTTCTATTAAGTTTGTTCCATTATGTTCTTTATACGCATGTATTAGTATATTAGTAAATGGGGTTTCCTTTTCATTTATCAAATACTTTCTTACATCAACTTTGttatctaaaaaaaaaataaataaataaataataaataataataatataaataataacaaaatatacataattgaTAGTAGTTGTATGTATAATGACATTTtcttatgaaaatataaaataatcaatcaaaaaaagaaaaaagtattattattattgttttattcggttattttttatactttcAGTAGTATCTTTTGTTTCTCCGTATACTTTCCATTTAAGTATTAATGTATTCTCCTTAATATATACTACCAACTTGAAGTTTTTTCCAGTTtcacatatattttgtaaatttcTTGGCGGTTTAACAGTAGGGGAATCAGGTCCATTAGCAGGAAGACTTTCTGAACTTGAACTAGAACTTGAACTAGAACTTGAACTTGAACTTGAACTTGAACTAGAGCTTGAACTTGAACTTGAGCTTGAATCTGAAATTGGTTCTGTATCTCCTCTAACTGTTCCCGTACTTGAACCTTGTTCACCAGTTGTACCATTTGATGGTagttttacatatttttttttttctaatgaACCACTGTTTGATTCAAATGATATTgcattatttgtttttttcaatGTTGTTCTTAATTCGATATTAGTATCTTCTGTATCaacatcaatatatatatgaggaACTAAGAACATTATGAAATTTTCGTTACATGGACCAGTAACTTTTAAACCCATATAATCTTTTAATAAAGCTGATTTTACTTGAATTGTATCCTGTTTTTCTGAAGAAGTTGAAGTTTGTGATACTGATACAGTACTTACAGAATGTCCGGAACTTACAGGATTGCTTGGTTCGGAACTTCCGGGTTGACTTGCTCCCGTACTACCTTGTGGACTTGCTCCCGTACTACCTTGTGGACTTGCTCCCGTACTACCTTGTGGACTTCCTCCTGTACTACCTGCTTGATCTCCTCCTGTATTACCTGCTTGACCTCCTCCTGTATTACCTGTTTGACTTTCTCCTGtacattttataacatttttgttaaatataacacctaaaaaaaaataatgacaaaTGTTTGTGTATgcgtaaaaatattatattatttattatataataattatatttttacatatttgtttttctttttcttttcctttttcttttccttttcctttttttttttttttttcattcttaCACAATATGAAAAACAAGGAAATATATGACTTCATTTtgatatatgaatattaagttatataatattttaagaactttaatttttttgaatatgtttgatttatttaatttttctttatgttataatatatgtattttataatatatatatatatttatttttttatttttttttttggacaatctaatttaattttaaattaaaaaatttattatatatatatatatataaatttaatataaatatattatattatttaaattatttaatttttatttttttattttaattttttttttttttttttgtacattcTCATAAGAGAATAAATCTAGAATATGAcctctttttattttaattattcaaaaaaaaatatattgcaCACCtctcaataaaaaaaaaaaaaaaaaaagaaaaagaaaccatatattaaaaagtgcattaaatatataaatatatatataatatatattatatatatatataataagtgaGTTTTTTACTTCTCATTTTTGTAACATTTTAAGATTTCGGATTATCAAATTATAGTTATTCTAAgaattaattattaatattctaaaatatattaaattgtaagaatacatatatatatatatatatatatatacatattgtacatgtgtacatttttttttaagaataacAAGGGATTAGTTATCGtgacacaaaaaaatatttaaaccgaaaaaaaaataaattattaaaaattgtgatctcataaatatattattcattcggttaaaaaaaaaaaaaaaaaaaaaaaaaattgtaattataatatatataataaaatttaacaataaaatatataataaattttttttttcttccaatATAAAAAGTTTTTACATAACAAGATTATAATAGGTcgtatttatttcattaaatatttctaggagttaaaaaaaattaattttattatatccatTTGAATTATCAGAACATAAgcttgctttttttttttcttggtCTCGAGAAAATCatatcaataataatattacacaAAAGAAAATTCATTATCTTATTTTACTAGaccttttatttattttattttttttatttattcttatattaacaaatatattaaggcTCATGAATTAATATTGCTTTTCCATCATAAAGTCTTACTAATTTTTATGTTcatgtaatattttaataaaatacatttatccttaatatgatttatatgaAGTATACCtttttatttccttattattgaaaaaatatatgatggaaaaaatatttattcctAGTACTtaccattatatatatttttttttataaagcattttaatacatttttagATAAGGttcttaataaaaatattgttgGTAATACTACCCCaatcatttttaattatttcatatatatatgtatatatatatatatgactaaaattaaaagatgaaaaataacatattagTTATATAGctattacatatatgtacatttttcattctttctcttttaaatatatttaaaaaaatatatatatgtttcattaactcataaatatatatatatatatatatatatatatttttttttttttaaatctcaTGAATAGCCTTCCATTTCGTAAAtggaaattattttttccataatgatatatataatatatataattaagacaaaataagaatattaaataaaaaagaattacatAATATAGTTTTAACTAAGAACTAGtttaattcatattttaaatatttaaatgaaaaaaaaaaaaaaataaaataaaataaaataaaaaaataataataaataagaaaacaaacttgtataaaattttcaatatgattattcattatttatatatttcataaaaattttatacataacAGAAATCACATTCATTTTTGTCATCATGTGTACTTAAACAATATCCAGGAACAGCCGTTCCTCTACATTCAGGCCAATATTTTTCACAAATGTTTACACATTCATCATGCATTTCTGCATTTTTTGAAGTAGATCTAGAACAAGAATTATCTCCTACTTCAAATTCATGATTATATTTAACTAAACCTCTTCTAATTTTACTATTCTTTATATGTTTCAATAGATGTATTATTTGGATCTTTTCTTCAGATGTAACTTCCTTCGTAGGATTTAATACTCCTGATAATCCTTCTGCCGGTGATGCTTCTTGTTCTTTTCCTTTTGGATCTCCAGTTGCTGGTGATAGTCCTTGTGTTGATAAGGGCCCTGTTTCTTGTTGTCCGCTTGATGAGGATGTACTTTGTGTTAACGTTGGATTTGTTACTTGTGAACCTCCACTTAATAACGATTCTGTTTGAGATTCATTTGGTGGTGATACTGTTTGAGATTCAGTTGATGATAATTCTGTCGGTTTTTGTACTCCACTTCTCGGTGCTTCATTTTCTACTGGTGTCGTATCTTGACCATAAACATAAGAATTCTTGTTCATAGATTTTTCCTCTTTGTTTGaattaaatgttttataGTAAAGGTTGTGATAAAATTCTGGAGAAGTTTTCAAgtagtaattatatatatcatgctCCTTCTTAtcaaatttttcatttataggTACTTGAACATTAAATACTACTACAGTATGAATGAAATTATCTTCACATGTTGATGGTCCATACATATCAACTTTAAAGTAACCATCGTCTCCCCAATATTTACCCCAACTATTTCTTACAATCCAATAGGATTTTTTCTCacctttattatttatataattaccaTAACCAACAATATTAACTACATGATCAGGTGTTTTATCACCACATAAGTTTTGAACTTTCTTTCCGTTTAGTTCATAACCCAAAACATTTTCAGCTTTTACATAAGCAATAACTGAACCTTTGTTCATTATTTCATCTTTTACTAATTTAACAAATGAATGCATATCTTTCTGAAATGCTTCACTTTCATAGGCAATATATCCTTTAGTACCGACAGAAAAAGGTCCATTGTTATAATCTAATACTTTTGTATTTTCGAATACATTATCCCAATCATTTTGTAATTGTGGACATATATCTCCAACTTTAGATTGATCATATGGATAATTCGATTCTGTTGGCAAGAATCCCTTTTCTTCAATGGTTTCTAAGAACACTAAAGGATTCGATCCTTCAGTACAtacatctttatttttatttttaagacAATTTGTTACATATAATACAGATGCATTTAGAGGTTCATATCCTTTCATACATTTAATAGTTTCTAAATGGTATTTAGATGCAAAGGCCCATGATAAGGCACAATTCTTTTGATCTTCTACATTTATTTTGgatatacaattattatgatcTTTTAATCTATTACAATATTCATGAttacaatataatttatctACAATATTTTGAGAAGTGTAACTTTTATTTTGTGTGAATTCTGTAAAATTATTGTTCTTATATGTTAGATCATATGATAATTGTGGTAATAGTAATcctgttttatttttcatccagtcatttacattttttaaacacAATgcttcatttttcattttatgatAAAGTACATTAtcgttttcttctttatgttcttctaataattttgttaAGTTATTAAATACATCTTGTACATTACCTAATTGGTGATCTTTCAAAACACCATTCATATTtacttcttttaataaattacaataatttaataattcagATTTTAAAGCACTATTCACATTTTCAAAATGTAATAgttcttttttcttattatcatcattattctttttgtatatatttttcaatagGTTCTTTATTGATTCGCTCAAATGATATTCGCTAGATTCCTCATCATCTTGTGCTGTGATTTTTAATTGCTTCTTTATTAATTCCTTTTGATTACTAGAGACATATTTGAAACAagaatcatttatatttttttcctgcATTAACAATTTACATTGGAAACATTTTCCGATATCAGTAAATCCACTTAAGAAACAGTCGGTAGCTATAGCATCACATTTTTCTATATcgaataaaaattaaaatatacatataaatatatatatatatatatagtgcaccattttatatataaaatatatgtagctcaatattaaatacatttatcatatattcaaatatatttttattatttagcTCAACTAACCAGGCATTCCTTCTCCTAAGACATAATCTTTACTTTCAAGTATGTAAGATTCTTTAGTTCCTGTCCAGCTATGTACTTGAATGGATGTTATTGGTTGCTTTAAGTTTGGTAATAAATACTTCATTTCATCCACATctttaagaaataaaatataaaataaaatataaatattaagaatatatatatatatatatatatatatatatatatataattatttatatgtttatattctCTTTAATTTACCTTGTTCCTTGGATAATCCTTCTTCGTATACTTTCCATTTAAAAACTAGGATATCCTTATAAATATACGCTATGAAATCAAATTTTTTTGTGTCATCTTTCACACAAAATTTTTTCAATTGAGTCTTATCAAATTTTGTTTGCATTTCTGGTGGTGCTAATTCTGATGATAATTCAATTTCAGTATCTTCTGATTTAACATGAACATAAATATGAGGTACTAAAAATAAACCAAAATCTGCACCACATGTTCCAGTAACTTTTACacctttataattttttaacataGCAGAAACTATAGTTTTATGATTTTCAGGCTTTACTAATGGAGGGATTTCTATTTTTGAAGATGAAGAATCGGCATCTCCTTGGGAACCAGTATCTTTTGTATCATCAGCAGGAGGACTTGGTGGTTTAGGTAGAGTTGGATCTGGATTAGCATCTTGACCTGCACCTTGACTAGCATCTTGACCTGCGCCTTGACTAACATCTGAACCTTCACCTGGAGGAGTACCTGGATGTGTATCTGTATCACCTCCTTGAGTAGTACTGGCGGTTGTCCATTTTATTAACTTTTCACTAAATAATACATCTGTAtagaaataattaaaataagaaatagttcgtaataaatgtattatatttaaaaataacatattttataattatttattaaattttattaattcactaaaataattttataaacattatatgaataacatatatttttaataatttttttttttttccttacaTATGGTTGCGATCAAAAAAATGTGTATCTTCATagtattgtaaaaaaaaaaaagaaaaaaaaaaaaaatgaataaataaataaataaataaaataataaatataataaaaataaaaaatatattaataaaataataaatgtctTTTGgtcttaaataataatatttccttttagaaatttaaattttattaattatttattatttattttttttttttatttcttataataataagtataaaaaaaaaaaaaaaaaaaaattaacatttATTAagtacataataaaaaaaattattatttttatgtcaATAAAATACTAGAAATAATTTcaatcataataaaaatgaataatgaaatttatattgtggtgtattaaataatattaaatgcACTCtcctaaaatatatatatatatatatatatatatatatatataatatataattttttttttttttttgctctcataatatttcattagGTGTACACTACATAGtagtacataatatatacatatatatatatatataaatatttgagaaaaaaaaataatatatatattttttaaacttcttaaaatattcttctttaagaaaaaaaatataattctaataattattatttgataaaagaaagtaataatattctaatataaaaaaaagtactacttttattcttttatctCGGAAATATACTTTTTTCGTTTTCGTCCATGTgcaatgtaaataaaaagatgTGTAATATAAGGTGTATTAACATaatgtaatttttaaaaattaactTGGACAATCCTTTAGGTATAATACAcaatgtaattatatatatatatatatatataatattacaatattaacaaaacctttttatctttttaacctcttaacataaataaaaaatatatatacataaatgtctataatttttaattcacTTTGTAAATTAGAACATAtctaaattgaaaaaaaaaaaaaaaaaaaaatttattaatatttcccttttaaaatagaagaaaaaaaaattatatatttatatattagttttaatttattaatgatttattttatacaaattaaaatatacatatatatatatatatatatatatatatatatatatatatatatatatatatatttatttatttatttatttatttatttatttatttatattattaaaccctaagttaaaaaaaatataataattttttccttttttttttttttttttcatgtatcctttcatataatcatttaaaaatatatttgttttctttAGTTTTCAAAAAAGAATgtaataattcaaataaatattataatgatccttttatatataacagaAAAAACAatcatttgttttttctaATTCACTTAAGCAAAATCCTGGGGAAGCTGCATCTTTACATTTTCCCCAATTTTCATTACAAAATTTAACACATCCTTCTTGTTTCTCTGGGTTTGAAGAGTAGGATCTTGAACATACGTTATCTTCACCAAGAGCATCAGAATGGTCATATTTAACTATTCCCATCTTTATTTTACTATCTTTAATGTGTTTTAAAACGTGGAATATATCAACTTTTTCCTTAGATCTCTCactttgtttattattttgtggtgatgataatgatgatggtAGTTGTTCTGAGGTTGATTCTTCTTGTCCATATAGATAtgactttttattttcagcTTGATCAGCTTTACCTTTTTGTGAATCGaaatttttgtaatataagtTATGATAAAAATCAGGAGAAGCTTTTAaataatagttatatattttaggtTCTTTCTTAACAGATTCTTGATTTATAGGTAAATCAACATTGAATATAACTACGCTGTGAATGAAATTATCTTCACAATCTGATGGTCCATACATATCAACTTTGAAGTGACCTTTGTCTCCCCAATGTTTACCCCAACTATTTCTTACAATCCAATAAGATTTTTTCTGAtgttcatcatttatataattaccaTAACCAATAATATTTACTGCATGATCAGGTGTTTTATCACCACATAAGTTTTGTACTTTCTTTCCATTAAATTCATATGCCATTATTTTGTCAGCTTTTACATAAGCAATAACTGAACCTTTGTTCATAATTTCATCTTTAATTAATTTGACAAATGAATGCATGTCTTTCTGAAATGCTTCACTTTCATAGGCAGTATATCCTTTAGTACTTAAAGAATTGTgctcatcattattttgttctaATAATTTTGCATTTGCCCATAAATTGACCCAACCATTTTGTACTTCTGGGCATGTTTCACCAACTTTACTTTGTTCATATGAATAATCTCCTTCTGTTGGTAAGAATCCTTTTTCTACAATCATTTGTAAAACTTTTAATGGGTTTGAACCTTCTGTACATACatctttcttttcatttttactaCAATTTgctatatataatgaagaaattgGAATATGTTCATATCCTTTCATACATTTAATAGTTTCTAAATGGTATTTAGATGCAAAGGCCCAGGATAAGGCACAATTTTTTTGATCTTCTACATTTATTTTGGATATACaactatttttatcttttgaCCAGTTACAATAATCATTATTACAATATGTATGATCTATGTGTTTATAAGATGAATAATTGGTATCTATAGGAAATTTTGTTAAATCAACAATTCCATGTTCATTTGCTTTAAACATATCTTCAATAACctcaacattattatttaattctttcttttcatttgtatcctttaatttatattttgatggTGGTACAATTAATccgtttttattttttaaccaGTCATCGATATTTTTCAGACATAATGCTGAGTTTTTAAGTTTTTCAAAAACAACATGATGACTTTCTAACATATGTTCTTTTAATAGTGTTGTTAAATTATTGAATACATCTTTTTCATTACCTACTTCATTTTTTGATAATACTCCATTTAAATCTACTTCTTTTAATGAGttacaatatttatttaattctttttgtaAACTATCATCTGCATCTTCTAATTTGATTAATTcctttttgttatttttttcatcattgcTCTCTTTTTTGTACATTTTATTCAATATATTGTTAATGGAT
This sequence is a window from Plasmodium falciparum 3D7 genome assembly, chromosome: 2. Protein-coding genes within it:
- a CDS encoding serine repeat antigen 3, translating into MKFSISLFLILCVLFCKNDIKCTTVDESTKEGSQNPKNSSSTTPASGSQKGSSSESPGSSVEKQSQESNKESTNGGNVVSQGTPANTFGQNSNNPSDSPQGTSTLPSPPKSIDVKSAFLKHYKGVKVTGSCNANFQLFLVPHIFINVETKENNIQLDVKFLKLTKRIDFAKDKSMLKNKCESGKNQTFKFVLYFKDDILTIKWKVYEEKSATPQKSEENTVDIKLYKLPKLDQTITSIQVHTLSIEGTSYLMESKDYSLGNNLPEKCDAIASDCFLSGNINVEKCLKCTLKVKKVEASDECYKYVSKDKPKETKLAVSGSEVKEVKAASVDHSNDKEYELSQSINNILNKMYKKESNDEKNNKKELIKLEDADDSLQKELNKYCNSLKEVDLNGVLSKNEVGNEKDVFNNLTTLLKEHMLESHHVVFEKLKNSALCLKNIDDWLKNKNGLIVPPSKYKLKDTNEKKELNNNVEVIEDMFKANEHGIVDLTKFPIDTNYSSYKHIDHTYCNNDYCNWSKDKNSCISKINVEDQKNCALSWAFASKYHLETIKCMKGYEHIPISSLYIANCSKNEKKDVCTEGSNPLKVLQMIVEKGFLPTEGDYSYEQSKVGETCPEVQNGWVNLWANAKLLEQNNDEHNSLSTKGYTAYESEAFQKDMHSFVKLIKDEIMNKGSVIAYVKADKIMAYEFNGKKVQNLCGDKTPDHAVNIIGYGNYINDEHQKKSYWIVRNSWGKHWGDKGHFKVDMYGPSDCEDNFIHSVVIFNVDLPINQESVKKEPKIYNYYLKASPDFYHNLYYKNFDSQKGKADQAENKKSYLYGQEESTSEQLPSSLSSPQNNKQSERSKEKVDIFHVLKHIKDSKIKMGIVKYDHSDALGEDNVCSRSYSSNPEKQEGCVKFCNENWGKCKDAASPGFCLSELEKTNDCFFCYI